AGTATACATGTGTAATGTATGCATAAAGTTTGCATACATacctagtatttttttttaaaaattgcatcTCACGGTTTGTTTTCCAATTGTATGGAAATAAAAGCtttattttaggattaaaaGTATAATTCATTCAAAACacaagaaattattagatccaTCGGAGGACTGTTGAAGTAGTCCTCCCTAATCCTTCTTGTACTTATTAGGAAGTTGACTCACACATTTGTATAGGTGGCACCAAATCAGTCAAATTGTCAAACATTGCATAcaagatattaaaaatatatatctaaatgAAACATATTGCCATCATCAATcaagtttaatatatatatatatatatatttattgtttcttgaataaaaaacagtgatatatatatatatatatatatattgtttcttGAATAAAAAACAGGGATCTTCATTGTGAACTCATCGACCTCACACAACGTGACAACAATGAGTTATACCACATGTATTAATCATTGACATAACACATTTGTTGAAGTCAAATCACTCACCTCTTGCCAATCTTCATGTGAAGCGATATAAAGACTCCTACCTCTAAATCACATCCTGCAGTGACagttattttattaaaatttgaaactaaggtttttttttaaaaaaaacatgttgTCATCCTCCATCCTTTTAAGAGTCAATTTTTATGGATGACTCCAAAGTTTTAGCTAAGAGACTAAAACTTAATATCTCATTCATTTGtggccaaaaaaattaatagaatagAACCCATTAGGatttatgtcattttatttaattaatttagagcatttgtaTCATAtaatgcaaaatagaaaattgcTTAATTTTACACATCTACCCCCAAAATCACTCTATCAGTCAAGCTAAAGATATGTAAATTTGCAAATTTACTaaaataattgtgtaaatttacactagcactattaattttgtatttaatattttattctttctctatgTATTCTAAAGACAAATGAAGAGAGTGGATAGTGGTGGTTGTGTGTGATGAAATAGaaacaattaaagaataaaaaaattgatattaaaatgaaatagagtttaaaataaataatttgatgtgagtttttttttaaaaaaaaaaaaattgttatatgaattttttaaaaagataggttctaatgcttaaaaaaaaaaattgcccacCTAAACATTCTTACATTAGAAAGTTTGTTACTCATATATTTTAAGGACCAAGCACTTTGATTATAGGCCAAATTTCTAATCCCACCCTCTAAATTTcactaatttttatttcaatcttCTAAATTTGTCTTatttcattttagtcatttaactttcaaaacataaaaattcaaactttcgTTATCTTGCCATCTACTGTTACCCGTTGAATTACTAAAACTATAATGTTTTGCtcttaacttaaaattttatttttcttaaaaaaaaaaaaaaaaaaaaaatctagaaaaaaaacCAAGCTCATGCCCAAACCCGATGTTCTCGGGTTGATATTGTTAACCCGAATAACATCTTTATTATCAATTATCATTATTCTGGAAAGTGGGAATGGTGAAACAGGAAAAGGAAAGCCAAATCCATGTTAAAGTCTTCAAACCAATTCCTCCAGTAAACgaaatataaacatttttcCATCAACTTTCGCTGAACCGGCCTAACAGGTAATTTTCATCTCCCTTTTCTGGTAATTTGATTTACATAAAATTAGGATTTTGTTTGTCaagaatttcattatttttatagcCGTAAAGCCTATGTCTTGAGAATTTTAAATAGTGTGTTATTCATTCATGTAATTAGATTTGACTTTCTCTTCACAGGAATTCAAATTCCCGTGTCTTTCGTTGTGATTTGCTGTTGTGAAACTGTATTTTTCACTTTCAATTAAGCTGTGATTTGCAAGTTGAAGTTCTTCTaccataaataaaaactttgaagAATTTAAGATTGTAGGTTATTGTGTTTTGAGGTGGTCTTTTACTCTTATAATGTACCTAATATTTTCTATctcatatttcaattttatgGGCTTTTTGTCTTCAAAAACTAGACTCTGCTGAAAGTGATTTATTTCTTAACAGTTaatctcaattaaaaaaaaaaaaaattataatgtttatgtttaggattttaATGGGCTCTTGTTCAAATGGGTCGAGGGTAAGGTCGCGAGTTCAAAACCCATTGGGTGAGTAcattttaccttaaaaaaaaaaaaaaaaaaaaacttagaatttaGAGAGGCAAGGACACTCATGAAATTTGAATGACAAAGCATTCTCATGCTTTTATTGAATGAGTGATTTTGACAACACAGAGATGAGACTGAATGGaattatagaaaataagaattcctttttttttccccttcttttgaAAGGTATCCATAATCAGAACgagaaatgttttattttcttttggtgagGGGAGGGGGGTTGGGTAAAGATCAGGATCAAGATTGGTCCTCCAGAGCTAGGATTGTGAGGCGAATGCTGTATTGTCTTGAGAGGGGGCTTGGTGTATCTATCATCAAAAGCCTGTAAAATGGTTACAGATGCTCAAATACTTTCTAAAGTTAAAAGTCCTGGAATTTGTTGTTAGTATTGATAATTAATATGTGATCAGTGAGCAAGTTGCTCTAAACCTGGAAGCTTTAGTATAAATCTGAATGTGGGTGTTTTGGTTCTTATACGTTGTTCTCCTatttatacttataaaaaaatgaatgttcTTCTCCTATTTATGGGCCTCATTAGCTTTTACCTagtttatgtctttttttttttccttgcaatgAATATTATGTCACCCAGATTTGTGTTACTTGTGTATTTGCTAGGCTATGACTTAATAGTTGAAACCTTGTTTGGTTGCTCAGAATTGAAACTATAAGCAGTGTCTGCATTTTAAAGCTCAAATCTTACTTGTAATTTTCATccattgtttttatttctttttattcaatGAAGTATCATTTACTgatcaaaaagagagagaaaaaaaacccttaaatttTACTTCTGCTGTAATGCCCTATATCCCCAATATTTTCTTCTATGAATTTTATAATAACGGATTCATATGGTTTGAGAAACATGAAACCTATGGTGAATTGTGCATCTGCTCTCAGTAACATTGTAAGTAAATTGGTCCTTGGGTTAGGACTTAAATAGGAATGATTAAATCCTAAAGgtggtgaagaaaaaataaataagtaaaaagtgTAATGTGAACtccaaaagaaatatattattttttgaggcCTGGAAACAAATTGGATATTTTAGGGtggttttgttaatttttttaaataaagcaATTAAATAAACCATAATTGGGTCACAAAtgtaatcaaataaaattgagaaaagatgaatcctttctttatttttcctagCAGCCATAAATCCTTGCTCCAATATATTATACAACTCTTAcacaaaataagagagagagagagagagaggtagtcAACATGAAAGAGGAAGGGAGACCAATATTTGATTGTGGGCATAAAGTCTTGCTGCTGGAAATCAAATTAAAAGGTGAAAGGTCTATTTTTGGATTGATGTAAGAATTTTGAAGTTATATATATGGTTTGTTGACAGCATAGTGAGATTAGACTATTTctgcattattttttacttgattaCAGTGATAGAGGTTTTACGTACCGGGTTGAATTCAAATAATGACCTGATGGTTGCACTCTTAATTTTAAGGGGTCTTGTATATTACATTGATTATTCTTTGAAGATCTTAGGTCTGGAAATTTATAAGGTTTGATTACTAGAATCGGTGCTTGATTACAATGTTTGATAAAAGTGACCTAATACACATTCTCGTCATCTACTGAAGgtcccaaaataaataaaattatgagcTAGTTACTTATCAACAATGGTCATGGCCTTCTGTTAGCAAAGCAAGAGTATAATGTGTACATAACAATGGTGCCTATGGGAGCGGTTCATAACATTGAGTTATTGGTAAATGTTCTGGTCTATAAGCAAGGTTCTCTTCCTCTGAAATATTTGGGGCTCTCTTTGGGTGCAAAATTCAAGGAGAAGACAATATGGAATCcaattttggagaagatggaaaGGAGATTGGCGGGATGGAAACAATTGTACTTATCCAACGGAGGTAGAGttactttaattaaaagaacTCTATTGAATCTACCTACTTATTTTCACTCCTTATTTCCTATCCCTGCTTATGTGGCTTACCAGATTGCAAAACTTCAACGGAACTTTTATGAGGTTGCCTAGGGGAAGAGCCCAAATTTCATCTAGTTAAATGGGCTACTGTTTGTGCTCCACTTTCTTCATGTGGTTTGGGGATTAGGAATTTGAGactttttaataaaaccttACTAGGGAAGTGGTTGTGGAGATTTGGGCTTGAGAGGGATGCTCTTTGGCGACAAGTGATAGAGATGAAGTATGGGTGTGAATGGGGTGACCGGTGTGCTAGTTCAGTTTCTGGTCCCTATGGTGTGAgcttgtggaaaaatattagatGGGGTTGGCTTTCTTTGtctctttatattttgtatgaCGTTGGTGATGGGTCgagagtgaagttttggcaaGATTGGTGGTGTGGAGAGACTTCTCTTGGTGTTTGCTATCCCGAATTATTTAGTGGTGTGGAGAGACTTCTCTTGTTGTTTGCTATCCTaaattatttaggatttgtAAGCTTATGAAGTTCACCAATGGGGTCCTTCATCGGGATGTACATTTTTTAAGGGTTGTTCATGATTGGGAATTGGAGGCATTGTTGAGCTTCATGGATACTATTTACGGCACATTTTTAAGGGGATTGGGGAGGATAAGATGTGTTGGAAACCAAATAGGATTAAGGGATTTTTGGTTAGTTCTTATTACCATCTTTTAGTTGACCctagtgacaatatttttccttggaaaggtatatGGAAGCAGAAGGTCCCTTCACGAGTGGCTTTTTTTGTATGGACTGCTGCCTTGGGGGAAAGTTTGGCAATTGACAATGTAAGGAAAAAAAGGTATGGATTATGGATTAGTGTtttatgtgcaagtgtaatggtAAATTAGTTGACCATCTCTTACTTCATTGCCTGGTTGCTACGGATCTGtggtctatggttttgggtttttttggagTAAGTTGGGTTATGCCAAAGTCTATTGTTGAGCTTCTAGCTTGCTGGCTAGGTCGGTTTGGTCGTCATCGAAATGGTCATATATGAATAGTTCCCCATTGTTTGATGTAGTGtctttggaaaaaaagaaatagcagGTGTTTTGAAGATGATGAGAGAACTATGCCAGATctcaagttatttttttttagaaccttAATGGATTAGTTGTCAGTATTGAGAAtccattctttcttttctattcttgatttatgtaatttctGTATTTGATGGTATACCCTTGTATACTCTCTGTGTATTTGGGTGTCTCTTTCTTTGATATCAATAattctttattacttatcaaaaaaaaaaaaaaaaatgtcctatGACATTATGGTTTCATTATCTCACAATATCACTTAAACTTGTTTGGTTCTTGTATGAGCATTTGTAATGTCCTTGTGACGTTGAGCTAACTTAGAATTTGATAATGTCTAGAAGTTGAGAATCCTAGGAATTTCTAAACTGTGAGCTAAGGGTCATCTAGTTAACCCCACATGGTAGTAAGGAAGGTTAGTTGATTTTGAGTGCTAGTCTATGGTAGTTTCATGGGGTTATTCTCTTAAATTAGTTTGTGATAGCGTGATAGAATTTATATCTCTTGTGGTGGATCATTAAGCAATTGTTTTTCGACTTCTTGGTAGGCATCACAGTTGGACTTTTGAAGGAACTTAAGTACTGTAAGTGGTTATGCACATTATGCTCTTTGTTCTCCACCATATATATGATCtttctagaaaattattttgacataatgaacttatcaaaaaaaatttattttttgacattATGATTTTTCTGTCCgctttttctagaaaaaaaagtttttctttgaaAGTTATTTTACATACCCAAGTATTCAAAGTGCCACTGGATATTTTCCTAAATCACACATGGGTCAAGCAACTTTAGTGCTTTGTGACAAGGTGATCAAACTAATTTCCAAAAGGCTTATAAAAGTCTTGGACAGCAGCAAAACAAGATATTCATAGCATACTGATATGTTTCAgagtaaatttatttattggtttgcTTGAGTGCTAGTGTTCCTGTAAATTATGAATATGATTCTTCTGATGATCATGCAACTGTAAAATCATTTCTTAAGATATTGTGGACCTTATTTTGGGTTTGAAACTCTGGATCAGGTATATAGTGTAAAGTGGTGAACCCTGGCCAATGGGGGTTAAGTTATTGGCCTTCGTGATCTCATTGAAGAGAGTCAATGCAGTGTGGCCATGGCTAACAGGGGTTAAGTTGTTAGCCTTTAGTATTGATGCAGTGTTTAAGGCCCTTCGAATAAGGGCAATAGACAGTAACTAGCCAGCATTGGTTAAATTGCTGGCCTTTGGTTTCCAATAAATGGAGCCGATGCAATGTAACCAAAATTCTGTGTGTGAAGTATGTGCTTCAGTCCCGAGATATTGATTTTGTAAACTTATGAATTGTCTATATTTGTTCGATTCACATGTCGTTCAATCCCATACCTGTAGCTACACGTATCAGTTTtaccttaaaaataataataaattttctataTGTCACTGATTGAAAATTATGTTCTTACTATTTAGAGCTAATTAACTTATGATATCTCTATTTGTCATTATCACTGTTTACACTTTTCATGAGCATCTCAAGGCATATCTGTTTTTAAgtgagttttattttcttacaaaGAGACTTTATAAATTGTTATACTGAAATCACTTacgagagtgtgtgtgtgtgtataatctCTGTCCTCACTAGACACCCAGTCTTGTGAATATTTTGTATTTCTACTTACTAGGCTGTTAAGCTCATCCttttcatacacacacacacacacacacacacacatatatatttctttttttttcagatcAAGTTTGATACAATAGAGGTTTAGCACATTGTGGGTACTCTTGTGAAGCTGGAGGCAGTTTTCTTGTCCAAGGATTTCAGTTGGAATTAGCAATATTcctgaataattttttttttattctatatgtTTTATACCTTTGAGGGCTAcatgattttaattgttttttttttttttttttttttttgataaataagaaacaaatttaatgattaattaactataattcaaaatttgaaatcttccacacaaaaaaaaaaggtagaacACATTAAAAGTCCTTGTACCCAATATTGGCAATAAGCAACAACTACAGAACTCAGATACTCAAAAGTACCGCTTGGATTACTAGTTCATTAGAGTAATAACCATGAAGCTTTACGCCATAGGGAGGACTTCAATATCTGTTGCCACTGCAGGCAACCGGAAATGATCCTCCTCCTTTGGAGTGTGGATCCCAATTAAGCATTATCTTGACCTTGAACATGTCTAACGGCAGAGTCAATATATTCATTGACTGGCTGACCAGAAGAAATCACATATCCATCCTTGAACTTCATGGCCTTTGCACGATGTGCCCCCAGCTTTCCACTAACAATCACCTCACATCCCTTTGCCCCACTTTCCATGACAAATCTCAGTACACCATAGCAAGCCCTCCTAACAGCGAGACCTCCGAGAAGCTTGTATCAGAGAGACTTGGCCTGAGCAATAGCGCAAAGCTCTCTGTTGTTAACTTTCTCAGCGTAAAGCTCTATGCTGTTCTCTGGAAACTTGAACCTTTTCTGTACCACCTAGGTCAGCGCTCTGATCCTTCTTCCCTTCTCACTGAGAATGTTTGGTGTTTGTGCGGCTCTGATGATGATCTTGGTTTGCATCGGGTAACCCTAACGTCGACGCCGGAGTAACCGTCCTCAGTGAGCTCATGGGTCTGTACCTCGTTCAGCTTGGCGTAGAAAACTCCGTCAGCTACGAACTTTCGCCATTTTTGAAGGAAGAGGTGGAGGGATCTGAGCTCTAAGCTTGAGGTGGCTTGTGCTCTGGCAATTCGAAAACTGTGAAGGATTATGTTTGATTTTCACTCGTGAATGTCATTCTTTGGGTTTACTTTATATGATTATATTGTGGAGATTTTAGCGCTTTATTTGCATATTAAAGTTGACAGAAATAGTACTGAACACCAAATTCATGTAGTTGGGTTTGGGGCTGTGACATTTGCAGTGAAATTTCTTTGTACTACTGTACAAATTTGATTCAATTTGAAGCTCATTTCAATACCGAGGGACTAGATATCCAATTCCAATGCTTTGATTGCATGCAACCCTGAGAATTCTCTTCTTGTTATTATACTTTTTGTGGGTGAAGAAGAGGAAAGAGGAGAGGGGGGTTGGGGGGGAGAGGGGGGTTGTTTATGGTAGCTTGTTTGTATGTGATGCACATTATGATACTTGTTAATGTTTGATCAAAGTGTCAGCTACTATGTGTGCAGTTGCTGATTTGTCTTCTTTATACTTGCATTACAGGTAGTGAAAGCCATCAATATCAGGATGGAATTAGCAGACAGAGCAGTTGGGTTTCTGTTATCTTTTATCAGCTTATCCATATTCACGTATTATACCTTCTGGGTCACCATTCTGGTCAGTTTACTTCCAATTTAATTTAATCTCTTCCTTTTACAACCCCTAGCCCCCTCTtcaaattcccaaaaaaaaaaaaaaaaaaaaaaggaaatgaataCTGTATGCGTAACCTATTGATGTTTTATTCATATCTTGTGATCTTTCAGCCATTTGTAGACAGTGATCACTTCATCCACGAGTATTTCCTACCACAAGAATACGCCATACTAGTACCTGTATTTGCCGGTGTGGTGCTTATCTGTTTCTTGTGTGTATTTATTGGATTTGTGATGCTCAAATCCAAAAAGAAGAAGGCTTGATACAATTAGTTctgccttttaaaaaaaatctttgagaGTAACTTAGAGttcttattttcttgtttgtttttttaccTCTCTACACATTTTCTGATCTGAAGGAGTGTTTTAATTTTGGATTTGTTGAAACTTGCAGGTTTTGTGTATCTGTATCATTTCTAATACTATTAGAAGCTCATATATTAGTCTATTACCTTAGGGCCTAAacttattttggaaaattgagtcTATTACCAAATTTACTGCATGTTGCCTATAATTTGTCCGTGGTTGTTATGGCACTACTGCATTCCTTGGCATACTTTGCTCATTGTTTGGTACTGCTACCACATGTTATGCAAGGGACTTAACATAACACCACTACAGACCactttagtttaatttattaccCCCCTCCTTTTTATAGTATGGAATCCCGTTGTTAGATAATGACATCCTACTTGCCTAGGATAGAGTGCTGAAAGTATGCGTTTGTTGAtaagttttgtaactcaacttgtaCCTCATGATACATTTATGGGTTCAACTTCCCCTCCCCAATGCTGTAACTGTTGAATTAAAaattcacccccccccccccctcttatAGTTCATGTTGAAACTGTATTAGTTTCCATGATTTTTTTGGGCACTTCTTAACAAGATAAAGGATGCAAAACTAGTGGTGACAAATGAGGATGATAAAGTtagtaagaattttttatttggttaagGATTTAAGATACCTGTATAGAAGAATTTTGTCAAAAAGTTTTAGCTTAAATGGCATCTCCTTCTACTGTAAGAAAGGGTGGAAGGTAGGCTCCCATTGGGTTCATTTATAAGTTTTCCAATAAACAAAAAAGGTAAGGATTTCGCAGAGGTACAAGTCCATTGTGATAGATGATGTAACTATAAATTTAATcatcttaataaaaattttaacttttcttaatatatataactaaaccCCTGGCCAAACCTTGAAACTCTTGGGTTGTCATTCATTTAGAAAAGTGCAAACAGTGAAACtggaaaaggaaaatcaaaTCCATGTTCGAATCTTTAAACCAATTCTTCTggtaaataaaatagaaaattttctaaCGACTTTCTCCCAATCAGCCTATTGAGGTGATCTTC
The sequence above is drawn from the Quercus lobata isolate SW786 chromosome 12, ValleyOak3.0 Primary Assembly, whole genome shotgun sequence genome and encodes:
- the LOC115972481 gene encoding dolichol-phosphate mannose synthase subunit 2, which translates into the protein MELADRAVGFLLSFISLSIFTYYTFWVTILPFVDSDHFIHEYFLPQEYAILVPVFAGVVLICFLCVFIGFVMLKSKKKKA